The following proteins are encoded in a genomic region of Nicotiana sylvestris chromosome 4, ASM39365v2, whole genome shotgun sequence:
- the LOC104236567 gene encoding uncharacterized protein has product MATSSTTRTPRYGQRDNTFSTPIFTISSSPSYSSNSSFGSLSTHDHHSPFSPNTPFQFSNKGVPFSWEYIPGIPKQQISRKNSSSSSQLLPLPPPAGNSPNSAKKLQSFREEFYPKKSASDSFSNDPFFAAFVECSKDQEHPENFSDIWKSTSSSKVMTSTRSLSGRFGLISMYASCKRTCTVSESIVYLPRSRNYDLLSTRRTSR; this is encoded by the coding sequence ATGGCTACTTCCTCAACCACTAGAACTCCAAGATATGGTCAAAGAGACAACACGTTTTCTACTCCAATTTTCACTATTTCTTCTTCACCTTCTTACTCTTCAAATTCTTCCTTTGGATCACTTTCTACACATGATCATCATTCCCCTTTTAGCCCAAATACTCCTTTTCAATTCTCTAATAAGGGAGTGCCATTTTCTTGGGAGTACATTCCTGGAATTCCGAAGCAACAAATTTCAAGGAAAAATAGCTCTTCTTCAAGCCAACTTCTCCCATTGCCACCACCAGCTGGTAATTCTCCAAATTCAGCCAAGAAACTACAAAGTTTTCGCGAGGAATTTTATCCGAAAAAGAGTGCTAGTGACAGCTTCAGTAATGATCCATTTTTTGCAGCATTTGTGGAGTGTTCCAAGGATCAAGAACATCCTGAAAACTTTAGTGACATTTGGAAGAGTACTTCTTCTTCAAAGGTAATGACATCAACAAGAAGTTTAAGTGGTAGATTTGGATTGATAAGCATGTATGCATCTTGTAAAAGAACTTGTACTGTCTCAGAATCCATTGTTTATCTTCCAAGATCAAGAAATTATGATCTCCTTAGTACTCGTCGAACAAGCCGGTAA